The genomic segment CTTCATGTATTTCAGAATATACAGAAATTATCGATATGTCAATAAATAATGTCGGCCAACCGGTGTGAGATTACACTATTCACATGGAAGGAGAAAAATCATGGGAAAAACCGGTTGTTCACTGGGAATTTTGGTCCCAAGATCCGTCGAAAATCTCTGAGTTCTACGAAAAGGTATTTGATTGGAAGGTGCAGCACATTCCGGAAATGAACTACCGTTTAGTCGAAACGGGAGGCCAGGGAGGCATCAACGGTGGGATTATGACACCCCAGGAGGGTCCGTAGCCCGGAAACATGTCTCTATATATAGATGTAGATAGTTTGGAAACCTGCGTGCAAAAGATCAAGGATGCCGGTGGCAAGATTGTTGTCGAACGCATGGAATCCCCAATGTAGGAGCTTTTTCCTTGTTCGAAGACCCGGACGGCCGGGTGATGGGACTCTGGTTCCAACAGAAACGGTAGAGTCTGTAGCAGGAACGGGCTGAGCATTCGCAAAAAACGCGAATGCGCAGCCCCTACAAATTAGAAGCTGTACTTGAATCCCAAACGAACCGCGCGGGGAGAAAGGTTTTCTTGCAGTTCATTGAAGGTTCTCGTAGTCACACGGCGTTGTCTTTGAACAACGGTGTTTTCATTGGTTACGTTGAACACGTCGATACCAAGAGTGACACGACCGTAATTGGACAGCTCGAACACCTTTTGCAGGTTGAAATCCAACGTGAAGATGTTGTCATAACGGCGTTCACCGATCGGTTCAAGCAAAACCAGCCGGTCGTTCGGAGCGTAGAACAGGAACAGATTTCCTGAACTGACCTGGCCAAAGAGCGGGAAGGGGAAGCCTTGCTGATATCGTATAAACGCGCCCAGGCTCATGTCCCACGGCAATTGATAAATACCGCTTGCCCGAAATGTCCATTCAGCGTACGGAAACACGCCTGTCTTTCCGCTTCCACCGCTCACAAATGCGTAAGGCTGGTCATCGTAGAAGCCAACAAGCGAAGGATCGGCATAAACCGCGCGTGCAGTGATGCCATCACCGGTAACGACGAAGAAAGAATCTCCACCATCATAGTGAGACTTTTGACGCTGCAAAGTGATGAAAGCATTCAGCATGAAGTTATTGCTCATGCGCTTTCTACCGCCAAAATCAACGCCGTCGTAAGTTTGTGTGTAGCCGTCGATGGTTTTCAACAACTGTGTTCCATCATGTTCAAAATTAATATCCATGTACGGAATATCAAACGTTCCAAAATCCGGATGCGCAAAGTGAAAAGTACTGGCCGGAACGTAATCTTCTGCTGTAACACCAAACGGAACTGTCTGAGTGAAGTTGTCGTAAGTCCGGTGAGTAAAGGACACATAAAGCGCTAGATCCTTTACCACTTCCCTTTCGAATCCAACAACAAACTCATCGGTCACGGCGGACTCGATATCACCGATTCTTCTGAGAGAGTCGAACTGATTCTGATTAAATGGACCTGGAGCTGCTCCACCGTAGTAACCTCCTACGGAATCGATCTCATTGGGAGTGATGATTCGGTCACCGTTCAAATTCGTGTAGTACAAAACCACTCCGTTGTAGGTGTATGTCGGATTGGCGTATGTATTGTAGAACGGTGTATAGCCGTCGTAGTAGCGCGCATAGTTGCCGCGCATAACGGTTTTGCCGTCTCCGGTAATGTCGTACGTTGCTCCGAGGCGCGGAGAAATATCGGTAAAAACATCACTACGATCATTTCCAGCAAAGTCTACGCCGGATATGAATTCGTCGAATCCTGCCGGAGCGGGAATCGATGCTGCGAGGTTTTCTCCTGATCCACTATCAACGCGAAATCCAAGATTCAACGTTAAGCGATCTTTGCGCCATGTGTCTATTAGGTAACCACTCGTGCGATAGTAATTCATCTCACCGTTGATAAAACGCTGAGCATAGATGCCACCAGAAATCAGTGGACCGCCTGAAGTCTGCTGATAGTAGTCAATAATCAGCGCGCCATTGCCATAGCTGCTGAATGTATGACCTTCGGACGTTTTGTATTCAAATCCGAATTTGAATTCATGATCGCCACCGGCCCAGTCTTCTTTGAACCAGTTCACATCCGCGTTGAAATCATGTGAGGGACGATCAATCGGGCTGACATTAAACGAGGTATCTTCCCAGTGCGGAATTGCCGCAAGGAAGATCATCGGAACCTCACAGGGCGCGCCGGCTGAGCAATTTCCACCATTCGGAGAAAGCTCAAAGCTCAATCCTATGTAGCCATAGCGACCGTTCATGATCGTATGGTCATTCGGAATGTAAGTATGCTGGCCGGTCCAGATTCCTTCGAGAATCGTACCGGGACTTCCCTGCTGCCACAATGTTTCCTGTGCCTGTGTTGGCGGATCGAAACCACGGCCATCTTTTTCCTTCGCGCCGTCAAAGTATGCAAACTGCGATTCGTTCGCGGGATTCGCATTGAAATTCACTTTGAGATTCAAGTCGGTTAACTTCGTCTTGTCACTCAGTGATTCTCCAGTTTTCGGATCAGTCACCCTTGTGAAAAGATCGATCTGGTTCCTGCGCCATGCAGCCCACGCAAAGAGTCTGTCCTTTATAACCGGACCGCCGATGTCGAAACCCACATCGTAAACTTGATCGATTCTGTTGGAGCGTTCTACTCCCAGCGCAATCAGTTCATCAGGAGTATTGTTGCTCTGCAAAGAATCGTTGACAAAATAGTAAGAAGCATTCGCTTCCCACCTGTTGCCGGCGCGTCTGGTAACAAGGTTCACTACAACACCCTTCGATCCCACGGATGCATCCATACCACCGGATTGAATTTGAATTTCTTCAAACGCATCAAAGTCGTAGTAGGTGGGCGTCGCGCCGAGCGCAATCGGATCCGTTGCGTTCACGCCGTCGTAGTTCCAGGCGTTGTCTGCAAATGAAGCTCCACGGGTAAAAAAACCGGTCTGCTGTCCCGATTCGGAACCAGCAATGTTGATGCGGTCATTATCAATGCCGGGCGTTTGTTCAATCATGGTCCAGGGGTCGCGACCACTGGGAACTTTTTGCATATATTCGCGGCTGAATGTGGTTTCATTCCCCGTTTTCGTACGACTAACAAGCTCCGCATCATCGATGGTAATCGTAATTTCATCCTTGAATGAGGCCTTGAGTTTCGCCTCCAGGTTTACCGAACCACCAATCGAAACTTGAACAGCTTCATGCTTCAGTTCCGTAAAATCTTCCAACGAAAATGTTACGGAGTATTTTCCGGGAGAAAGATTTGCGAACCGAAATGCTCCACTCGGACCACTGATCGCCATCTGAGCCGGCGTCGAATCAGATTCAATCGTGATACTGACGCCGGGTAGCGGTCCGCCATCTTCGTCAATCACCTTTCCATAGATTGTTCCTGATTTAGTTGAGACCTGGGAAAAGGCCGCGCTGATGAAGACGATCATTCCCAGTACAACTATCAGAAAAAACTTCTTATTCATATTTCCTCCTTAAGGCTCCTTTCCTTTCGAATACGTTAGTAGCCAGTGCAACCGCTCGGCCACTTTCCGGAAATTTGGGTGAATTGCTTGAAGAATGTTACAGGTTGCTAAAGGATGGAAAGTTTTAAATAGAATGATTCAATCAGTTGGATTAAATCGTGGGGATGAATCCAATTTTTGCGCAGTTCACAACTGTTTGAGGGATTGCTCCAGTACGAATTTCCGGTCACGGCTGACGCGCACTTCTGTCCCATCGCGCATTACAGCCAGGCGGTCTCCAAACCGTCTGCTTCTGAGCTCACGGACTCGATTCAAGTTAATGATCGTAGAGCGGTGAATGCGAAGAAATTTTTGAGGGTCCAGCCTTGCTTCCAGGCGCGTCATGCTTTCGCGCATCAAATAGGATCCGGAAATCGTGTGCAGGATAACGTAATTATCCGCGGCTTCGATCCAGTCTATTTCCTGTGTTTCGACATAAATAACATGTCTCACCGACCGGATCTCCAGACGGGATGGATAATCACCCATGACCGTTAAACGAAATGCAAGTTGCGTTCCACACATCAAAAAGGAAAGGGGCAATCACCGTTGATTGCCCCTTTGTCTCCGCTTCTAACGGAGAAGCCATGAGTACGGTAGGGGCGCCGCATTTGTAAAAAACACAAATGCTGCGCCCGAATAAAACCGGGCTGAGCATTCACAAAAGACGCGAATGCGCAGCCCCTACAAATTAGAAGCTGTACTTGAAACCCAAACGAACTGCGCGAGGCG from the bacterium genome contains:
- a CDS encoding TonB-dependent receptor translates to MNKKFFLIVVLGMIVFISAAFSQVSTKSGTIYGKVIDEDGGPLPGVSITIESDSTPAQMAISGPSGAFRFANLSPGKYSVTFSLEDFTELKHEAVQVSIGGSVNLEAKLKASFKDEITITIDDAELVSRTKTGNETTFSREYMQKVPSGRDPWTMIEQTPGIDNDRINIAGSESGQQTGFFTRGASFADNAWNYDGVNATDPIALGATPTYYDFDAFEEIQIQSGGMDASVGSKGVVVNLVTRRAGNRWEANASYYFVNDSLQSNNTPDELIALGVERSNRIDQVYDVGFDIGGPVIKDRLFAWAAWRRNQIDLFTRVTDPKTGESLSDKTKLTDLNLKVNFNANPANESQFAYFDGAKEKDGRGFDPPTQAQETLWQQGSPGTILEGIWTGQHTYIPNDHTIMNGRYGYIGLSFELSPNGGNCSAGAPCEVPMIFLAAIPHWEDTSFNVSPIDRPSHDFNADVNWFKEDWAGGDHEFKFGFEYKTSEGHTFSSYGNGALIIDYYQQTSGGPLISGGIYAQRFINGEMNYYRTSGYLIDTWRKDRLTLNLGFRVDSGSGENLAASIPAPAGFDEFISGVDFAGNDRSDVFTDISPRLGATYDITGDGKTVMRGNYARYYDGYTPFYNTYANPTYTYNGVVLYYTNLNGDRIITPNEIDSVGGYYGGAAPGPFNQNQFDSLRRIGDIESAVTDEFVVGFEREVVKDLALYVSFTHRTYDNFTQTVPFGVTAEDYVPASTFHFAHPDFGTFDIPYMDINFEHDGTQLLKTIDGYTQTYDGVDFGGRKRMSNNFMLNAFITLQRQKSHYDGGDSFFVVTGDGITARAVYADPSLVGFYDDQPYAFVSGGSGKTGVFPYAEWTFRASGIYQLPWDMSLGAFIRYQQGFPFPLFGQVSSGNLFLFYAPNDRLVLLEPIGERRYDNIFTLDFNLQKVFELSNYGRVTLGIDVFNVTNENTVVQRQRRVTTRTFNELQENLSPRAVRLGFKYSF
- a CDS encoding LytTR family transcriptional regulator; the protein is MCGTQLAFRLTVMGDYPSRLEIRSVRHVIYVETQEIDWIEAADNYVILHTISGSYLMRESMTRLEARLDPQKFLRIHRSTIINLNRVRELRSRRFGDRLAVMRDGTEVRVSRDRKFVLEQSLKQL